ATCCTGCGAAACATTACGCCTCGTCTGTCTTCAGAAACTTGTCAtcgataggcagttcaagATAGACGcagcttctttctttcttctttgtctttcttctttctttcttcctttaccACAGGCTTTCTCCAGTTTTAGTCTGAGAGCATCCTCAAGACAACATGGAGAAAGTGATCTGATAGTCTCCTTATAATAAGACTAAgaaagcgaagacggttttttTCGACTAGTTTAGAGGGGGCACGTTGATGTTTTTCTCGCGTCATCCGCCGCTACACCGTATCCGCTTCTGAGTAAAGTTCTTAGTTATGGCTAGAAGTAGCCAAACACCCGTCTGAGCAGCTGCCTTCAATGCAGTCCAGTTTCTCCATCACCGGCGAGGGCGAATAGGTAAacttgcagcttgacttcgttggcgatagGGGTCGACCACGAAAATtactacatcgtcggcgtTCTGGAATTCGACCAAAGGTCGTCCAAATGGTGCAGAAATCGCATCAACAGGACATTGTTCAATTGTTCTCCGCATGATATTATCGACGCCAAAGATGAATAAGAAAAGTGCCGCGACAACCCCTTGTTTTGCTCCATTTTCCACTTCAGACAATGAAGTAAATCTGGATGGTGTTTGAACAGCAGTAGTTGTTCTTCTGTTCATGTCCTCTATTCGGCTAACGAACTTCTCTAGAATACCGCCAGATTCAGATGTCGGTCCCGATGAGCAGGGTAGGAGTTCAAAATGGCTAACAGCTGTAGCTTCGAATAACGCTTTCatatttcaatcatttttcttATGATAAACAACTAGTCTATCGTAAATAGACCAGCACAAAAGCCGGCTTTTCCATCACGGGTGGTTTTCCTCGTGATGTTTGATAGACCGATCTAAGATGATCTGCCCTAATACCTTGTGCATGACACGCAGCAAAGATGTTGCTGAGTCGATCTTGGATTCCGTGACGGATAATTCCTTGTAGAGGATAATTGATTTGATACCGTATATCCACAAATCAGGCATCCTCTTGTCGATCTATATTGAGCGGATGGTCTtcatcatctcacgaatcccagaaggagaaaaaagaacatttttccgCTAATTCCATCGTAAAAGCTCCGACCACTCGCTCCAAATGGGAAGGGTTGCCTCCCGATAGCGTCACTGTTGCCAGTGTTGAAGACAGGCGAACATCTTCCTTTCTGcatcattttcgaattttatgTAGTAATTTTGACATAGAGAGAGTGAAAATGATCTTTATCGCTATAATCTATAATCGATCGCTATAATCTTGTTCACCACTGTCTCCCACATATATACCACACAACTACATATATAGCGCGTATAATCCGAAGCGAGTAGATATGCGTGATTGCTTGGATTATTAAAGTTTTTCAACTCTGTATAATTTAAAACTGGAATAATTGGTAAGTGTAATGGGTGGCTAGAGAAGACTTGGTGAGCGACTTGGCAACTGCAGGTGGGTATGGACGAATCGGCTAGAAAGCAATAGATTATTGTGAGATTTAGATCTCCTGTGGAATGCGATACTTGCATAAAATGAACTGTGTTCATCGTGACTTAGCAGCGAGAAATTGTCTGATCTCAAGCGATGTAAGTTTTTATAAATAGTAAAACATTAAGAATAGTCTCTTGGGCGAGGAGGATTTATCGCAGAAAAAGAACTTAAGATTTAGGGAATCATCAAGGTTGCTGACTTTGGTCTAAGCGTAACCCTCGAACATGGAAATACTTTGTGTAAATCAATAATTAAAGAAGCGCCAATACGGTTAGTGTTACAATTTCTAGCGACTATTGGACTATACACGTAAGGTCAGCGTCGTGATCTCCGCGTaggtaatttttcaaaaagttctcCGTGTGGTACGGCAGGACTATATGATCTGCAAATTTCCGAATGAGTTGTTAATAAAGATTAAAATAATTCCTAATGGCTAAACAGGTTACTCACAGTGAACCAAGAAACTTAAGTTCAGCGTTGATCTTTGCTCTGCCATAACCGTAACATATATGCTCAGCTTGCTCTGGTGTTTAGAGGATTAGCAAATTCTAAACACAGGATTTACCTCCGTTCACACCCTTGTTCACAACACTTTTACCCCAAGCTCAAAAACACTCTTCAATAAGGCTTgtttcaaatgttttgttgGTGTGGGGAAGTTTAGAAAATAGGAATGAATTTGTAGCGTAATTATAGAATGGGATGGGGAGGTATACGGCGCAGTCGGTCAGAGGTCCGTTATAGACACACGGTCCATGGTTTATAACtgtcctagtgcaaaccaggcctttcatccctcctgggCCGAttaattggtactagactcgTCTGGGACAATAAAAACACTTGATTATCGGACCTCGGAgttcattgtatagggcaacacgctccaaaacctcatccAATAATTACGAATTCGGgtaaaacgcattggcgcatccatAGTGGATTGATaggccagtgactttatcctttatttctttattatggTATGATTTTCGCGGAAAACCTGCTTCCatcttgttgatagtcgaatttaagcaacagccaagattgttaacaaaatttattacggctaacgtttcggcgttgtcgccttcgtcagagcctggaaagtaagaacatttgcaatatatcctcgcAAAtgtctcatccagaacaagtcatcatcccctaggatattacacccggaaacaaaaaccaaaaaagcccaaatcgttgtgcctacctcagcacccgcgttgccgtgatgttagcggatatccgcgttgtgcaatcgctccgctgatactaattaggatgcgacccgcatatgaccccgtagatcaaacccacAAAGGTCttgccagctcgttggtcacggctaagcactcttcctttctatgcatttttggaccttttgcattcatccaaaacgcttctaaagttctgcgagctataatttcgggttcgtacgatagaattgtgacagctatgcagaaaggaacgttttcatgacattgtctgcggtgaactccgaggggagttgctgcattcgattgctTCATCcctcttagatgttctttaatgcgaacacaaagggggcgccctgtttcgccaatgtatttgcccccacatgttttgcacgaaattagatagactacaccagagaccatgcagtccccttccttcccgaatgggcatattacacagtctggagtgagacagaagcggtcgtacattctgtttcgaactagttgttttttgagatttgttggtggtatttccacaactctcacttggtcctcgagaccgcatttcaccagactagcccgtatagctttactcaggtcgtcggttatgaagagcaagcagaaattgatcttattcgactcaaccagtgtggcatattcttgctgtgcaccaagatctggcctacgtgctacattaccaatgtaaccgttagaattcgcgatgcgttgcgctaggttgatcgcatcgatccgctcctggacatctgatgtcacccttacggctgtcctaaacatgcaaaaggtccaaaaatgcatagaaaggaagagtgcttagccgtgaccaacgagctggctctgtatcaagacctttgtgggtttgatctacggggtcatatgcgggtcgcatcctaattagtatcagcggagcgattgcaccacgcggatatccgctaacatcacggcaacgcggctactgaggtaggcacaacaatttaggcttttttggtttttgtttccgggtgtaatatcctaggggatgatgacttgttctggatgaggcatttgagaggatatattgcaaatgttcttactttccaggctctgacgaaggcgacaacgccgaaacgttagccgtaataaattttgttaacaatcttggctgttgcttaaattcgactatcaacaagttgcaatctctatgccaagattcaaggaaagtcgaactttcgcactccTGCTTCCATCCTCGGTTCCAAATTTGAGTTCTGGTaatcatcgatttttttccactactaTTACGCTGGACAGAAAGTATTGTcaccatttctctttttttctgttttgttttttttttcttactcagCTTACAACACAACTTAATAATATTATCACCAATATTAATTACAACAGTGTCCGACCTAATGGGCAGGTCAACGATCTCCTTCTCTCAGAACTGGAGAGACTGGTAGTCAAAGAAGGCGCTGTGCGCCCGTCCGACTTCTTCAAGcttggtgaagattttcttagctaGAAAAAC
The Necator americanus strain Aroian chromosome I, whole genome shotgun sequence genome window above contains:
- a CDS encoding hypothetical protein (NECATOR_CHRI.G3420.T1), with amino-acid sequence MFRTAVRVTSDVQERIDAINLAQRIANSNGYIGNVARRPDLGAQQEYATLVESNKINFCLLFITDDLSKAIRASLVKCGLEDQVRVVEIPPTNLKKQLVRNRMYDRFCLTPDCVICPFGKEGDCMVSGVVYLISCKTCGGKYIGETGRPLCVRIKEHLRGMKQSNAATPLGVHRRQCHENVPFCIAVTILSYEPEIIARRTLEAFWMNAKGPKMHRKEECLAVTNELARPLWV